A region of Phalacrocorax carbo chromosome 9, bPhaCar2.1, whole genome shotgun sequence DNA encodes the following proteins:
- the DLK1 gene encoding protein delta homolog 1, translated as MGLPAAGLIGCCCLLPLVLPAAPGVNCKTGCHPENGFCEFPSECRCQPGWQGALCNECVPFPGCLHGSCAKPWQCICEEGWIGSLCDIDIHPCSTKPCSNNSTCIETGDGGYICLCAQGFTGKNCHLKKGPCIINGSPCQNGGTCIDDNGFAPHASCLCPSGFAGNFCEIDRDDCESNPCENGGTCTDIGVGFSCFCPHGYTGKLCNSRVIFCASDPCENGGTCSEHPQGGFECICKSEFVGVTCKHPSKNTSLAGMNTEAKHMQNYKLPPKAHHRSVHHQQEILKITMKETIQNTDPLLSRSQVICFVVLGLLTCLVVLGTTGIVFFSKCETWLANAKYSHLLRKKKNFFLKSNNGENLSVNIIFPEKIKLTNYTKNYTAI; from the exons ATGGGGCTGCCCGCCGCCGGGCTCatcggctgctgctgcctgctgcccctcgtcctccccgcagccccgg GAGTGAACTGTAAAACTGGCTGCCACCCAGAAAATGGATTTTGTGAATTTCCCAGTGAATGCAG GTGTCAACCTGGTTGGCAGGGTGCTCTTTGTAATGAGTGTGTTCCTTTCCCTGGGTGTTTGCATGGCAGCTGTGCCAAGCCCTGGCAGTGCATCTGTGAGGAGGGCTGGATTGGCAGCCTCTGTGACATAG ATATTCACCCGTGTTCTACAAAGCCCTGCAGCAATAACTCAACATGCATAGAGACGGGCGATGGAGGATATATTTGTCTGTGTGCCCAGGGatttacaggaaaaaactgTCATCTCAAAAAAGGACCCTGCATTATTAATGG CTCTCCCTGCCAGAATGGAGGAACATGCATTGATGACAATGGTTTTGCTCCACATGCTTCCTGTCTGTGcccttctggttttgctggCAACTTCTGCGAAATAGATAGAGATGACTGTGAATCCAACCCGTGTGAAAATGGAGGAACATGTACAGATATTGGTGTGGGTTTCAGCTGTTTTTGTCCCCATGGTTATACAGGAAAACTCTGCAACAGCCGTGTCATATTTTGCGCAAGTGACCCATGTGAGAATGGAGGGACATGCAGTGAACATCCCCAGGGAGGATTCGAATGCATCTGTAAATCTGAATTTGTTGGTGTGACCTGCAAACACCCCAGCAAAAACACAAGCCTCGCTGGAATGAATACAGAGGCAAAGCATATGCAGAATTACAAGCTACCCCCAAAAGCTCATCACAGATCAGTTCATCATCAACAAGAAATCCTGAAAATAACAATGAAAGAAACAATCCAAAATACAGATCCCTTGCTCAGTAGAAGCCAGGTGATATGTTTTGTTGTACTGGGCTTGCTTACATGCCTTGTTGTCTTGGGTACAACCGGGattgtgtttttttcaaaatgtgaaacGTGGCTTGCTAATGCCAAATATAGTCATCTCCTACGCaagaaaaagaacttttttctaaaatctaACAATGGGGAAAACCTCTCAGTCAATATTATCTTCCCAGAGAAGATCAAATTGACTAATTACACTAAGAACTATACTGCCATCTAG